The following coding sequences are from one Lolium rigidum isolate FL_2022 chromosome 6, APGP_CSIRO_Lrig_0.1, whole genome shotgun sequence window:
- the LOC124666954 gene encoding tRNase Z TRZ3, mitochondrial-like produces the protein MSSGKDAAVAFNKTRAEGKDGRKDRSMELKNRRANPISTTSYVQILGTGMDTQDTAPSVFLFFDKQRYMFNAGEGLQRFCTEHKIKLSKIDHIFFTRVCSETAGGLPGLVLTLAGMGDEGMSVNIWGPSELDFLAGAMKSFIPNRAMLHTHSFGVDHSASSQPTVIIDDEVVRISAMFVKPRYNNEAKSSTDINSKPGDTAIVYSCELAEIKGKFDPAKAAALGLKPGPKYRELQLGNSVRSDKIDTMVHPSDVLGPSIPGPIVLLVDCPTQYHMCELFLLQSLSQFYEDSSCQTENAKKVNCIIHLGPSSVTNTVEYQNWMKSFGTTQHIMAGHENKNMEIPILKGSARISSRLNFVCPQLFPSSGFWPVEPSNGIELEKNKSTSSQACESVTAENLLKFRLRPYAQLGLDRASIPSLCSHEDIVDELISEIPEIKEVPEQISKFWQSSVDQRSALPPDGKHMLMVEEPWINKDSCLPDVLDEHGNSTKSQDESSLRESGWRKRPKGNSETPCCVKNATREDLEITFLGTGSSQPSKYRNVSAIYVNLFAQGGMLLDCGEGTLGQLKRRFGVSGADELVKNLRCIWISHIHADHHTGLARVLALRSKLLNGVPHKPLLVIGPGPLLRFLNAYSTLEDLDMQFLDCRRTLKASVEELLTDNGTESPTSQVENTMFAPGSRMENYNKKPASPRDTTALANLKEVLQESGLEILYSVPVVHCPQAFGVVLRAKEKVSSAGKAIPGWKVVYSGDTRPCPALVDASRDATVLIHEATFEDSMKDEAIARNHSTTKEAIAVGTSAGAYRIILTHFSQRYPKIPVFDEDDMDKTSIAFDLMSVNLADLPVLPKVLPHLKLLFKDEMVVEESDEALRLIKYAVGKSGTDFKREMQRHSAAMRQLVHYKGLPDPLKGDALNKAVRETANEAIAAIFSTEDPKAVVVTEGLGKRIQGFGNTNYEPSRDDKKSFLSELSEVVGIGGASIKQGLSNFAATHSITNENGSMYKSPIRRSLTTETDRYGRYDPSEIQGESRATSGASKNASSGSWGPSPSSSVSAGDTGSSQSGVKTREERLLETIVTASGVRLQPTRDALQIFLTEASKLDAVALSRALENKLNSPLWQVRMKAICVLEAVVRKHDTDPYSIVASYFSENSASVVRCCELPQVSLREKASKVLNLLVGEQPTGNKHLSESKTSLPTVQMPDLIDTGDHDDLGTPSSAQEISEQMMGNSTHVSSVDDLLGGEPIGNISATSNGNGSDPFADVSFHEEEIKETNDLFSGMTVEEKSSAFVHDNSVMDGNAMPDIFGSSPEPLFQERVDDKGTVDDLMAGLNLNGTAQAQPGVKAETHSNLSGSQFFDMNSQTSHVASAAALNGILGQSSFYQQVPVQYNMSPQMFGQSFPGQQLNYGAMEALLAQQQQLLQNMGNFNAGLGHLSFNSMNGANAAGMPDIFNSSNQPQHHVAVMSNSKKEETKAFDFVSDHLAAARGSKK, from the exons ATGTCTAGCGGCAAGGACGCCGCGGTGGCGTTCAATAAGACGCGGGCCGAGGGCAAGGACGGCAGGAAGGACAGGAGCATGGAGCTCAAGAACCGCAGGGCCAACCCCATCAGCACTACCTCCTACGTGCAG ATACTCGGTACAGGAATGGACACTCAGGATACTGCGCCTTCCGTTTTTTTGTTCTTTGACAAACAAAGATATATGTTTAATGCTGGCGAG GGTCTTCAGCGTTTCTGCACTGAACACAAGATAAAGTTGTCAAAG ATTGACCACATCTTTTTCACTCGTGTGTGCTCAGAAACTGCAGGGGGCCTTCCAG GCTTGGTGCTAACCCTGGCTGGGATGGGAGATGAGGGCATGTCG GTGAACATATGGGGCCCTTCAGAACTTGATTTTTTGGCGGGTGCAATGAAATCTTTTATCCCAAATAGGGCAATGCTTCACACGCACAGCTTTGGTGTGGATCACAGTGCATCTTCACAACCTACTGTTATTATTGATGATGAAGTAGTTCGTATATCAGCAATGTTTGTCAAACCGAGGTACAATAACGAAGCCAAGAGTTCGACAGATATCAACTCAAAGCCTGGTGATACTGCTATAGTCTACTCATGTGAGTTGGCAGAAATTAAAGGAAAATTTGACCCTGCTAAAGCTGCTGCTCTTGGTCTTAAGCCTGGACCAAAGTATCGTGAACTTCAACTTGGGAACTCTGTGCGGTCTGATAAAATTGATACAATG GTTCATCCAAGTGATGTTCTTGGCCCGTCAATTCCTGGACCAATCGTGCTTCTAGTGGATTGCCCTACACAATATCACATGTGCGAACTGTTTTTGCTGCAATCGCTTAGCCAATTTTATGAAGATTCTTCCTGCCAAACGGAGAATGCCAAGAAAGTAAATTGCATAATTCACTTAGGTCCATCTTCTGTGACGAACACCGTTGAATATCAGAACTGGATGAAATCTTTTGGCACCACACAGCATATCATGGCAGGGCATGAAAA TAAAAACATGGAAATTCCTATCTTAAAAGGTAGTGCAAGGATATCTTCACGCCTTAATTTTGTATGCCCTCAACTCTTCCCATCCTCTGGATTTTGGCCTGTGGAACCTTCAAATGGCATCGAATTAGAGAAGAATAAG AGTACTTCATCCCAAGCCTGTGAAAGTGTGACTGCAGAAAATCTGCTGAAG TTTCGTCTGCGTCCATATGCTCAACTGGGGCTGGATAGAGCTTCTATTCCAAGCTTGTGTAGTCATGAAGACATTGTAGATGAGCTTATTTCTGAGATTCCTGAGATTAAAGAAGTTCCTGAACAAATTAGCAAGTTTTGGCAAAGTAGTGTAGACCAAAGAAGTGCACTGCCACCTGATGGCAAGCATATGCTGATGGTTGAAGAGCCATGGATTAATAAAGACTCCTGTCTTCCTGATGTTTTAGATGAACATGGGAATTCAACCAAGTCTCAAGATGAAAGTAGTTTGAGAGAAAGTGGCTGGAGAAAGCGCCCAAAGGGCAATTCAGAGACCCCCTGCTGTGTGAAGAATGCAACAAGAGAAGATCTAGAAATTACATTTTTGGGTACGGGTTCATCCCAGCCTTCAAAGTATCGAAATGTTAGTGCCATATATGTTAACCTGTTTGCACAAGGAGGTATGCTTCTTGATTGCGGTGAAGGAACTTTAGGACAGCTGAAAAGGAG GTTTGGTGTAAGCGGTGCTGATGAACTTGTAAAGAATTTAAGGTGCATCTGGATTTCCCATATTCACGCTGATCACCACACCGGTCTCGCTAGAGTTCTTGCCTTGAGGTCAAAATTACTAAACGGCGTTCCTCACAAACCCTTGCTCGTGATTGGACCAGGACCACTCCTGAGATTTCTAAATGCATATTCAACACTTGAAGATCTTGATATGCAGTTCCTAGACTGCAGACGGACCTTGAAGGCTAGTGTTGAGGAACTTCTTACTGACAATGGTACGGAATCTCCCACAAGTCAAGTTGAGAACACCATGTTTGCTCCTGGAAGCAGAATGGAGAACTACAACAAGAAGCCTGCAAGTCCGAGGGACACTACAGCTCTCGCTAATTTGAAAGAGGTTCTACAGGAATCAGGTTTGGAGATTCTGTACAGTGTCCCCGTTGTACACTGTCCACAGGCGTTTGGAGTTGTCTTGAGAGCCAAGGAGAAGGTGAGCAGTGCTGGAAAGGCGATTCCAGGGTGGAAGGTTGTATATTCAGGTGACACGCGGCCCTGCCCGGCTCTTGTAGACGCGTCCAGAGATGCCACAGTGTTGATACACGAG GCCACGTTTGAGGACAGCATGAAGGACGAAGCGATCGCGAGGAACCACAGCACAACCAAGGAGGCCATAGCGGTCGGCACATCGGCCGGAGCGTACCGCATAATCCTGACCCACTTCAGCCAGCGATATCCTAAAATCCCAGTCTTTGACGAGGACGACATGGACAAGACCAGCATCGCGTTTGACCTGATGAGCGTAAACCTCGCCGATCTGCCGGTGCTGCCGAAGGTTCTGCCGCACCTGAAGCTCCTCTTCAAGGACGAGATGGTGGTTGAAGAGTCTGACGAG GCTTTGCGGTTGATTAAATATGCGGTTGGAAAATCTGGCACCGACTTCAAGCGGGAAATGCAACGGCATTCAGCAGCTATGCGTCAGCTTGTTCACTACAAAGGACTCCCTGACCCCTTAAAAGGGGACGCCCTTAATAAGGCTGTCCGAGAAACTGCGAATGAGGCTATTGCTGCTATTTTCTCCACCGAGGACCCTAAAGCTGTTGTTGTGACGGAAGGTCTAGGCAAGCGCATACAGGGCTTTGGAAATACTAATTATGAGCCATCAAGGGATGACAAGAAGTCTTTCCTCAGTGAACTAAGTGAAGTAGTGGGCATTGGTGGTGCGTCCATCAAACAGGGTTTGAGCAACTTTGCAgccacacattcaataacaaatgAGAATGGTAGTATGTACAAGAGCCCCATTCGTAGGTCTCTGACCACAGAAACTGATAGATATGGTAGGTATGATCCAAGTGAAATTCAAGGAGAGAGCCGTGCCACATCTGGTGCTTCAAAGAATGCGAGTTCTGGTTCTTGGGGTCCAAGTCCGTCAAGTTCAGTATCGGCTGGTGATACTGGCTCAAGTCAATCAGGTGTTAAGACACGCGAGGAGAGACTTTTGGAGACAATAGTTACTGCAAGCGGTGTTCGGTTGCAACCTACTCGAGATGCTCTGCAGATATTTCTAACAGAAGCCTCCAAATTGGATGCAGTTGCTTTGAGTCGTGCCCTTGAGAACAAACTCAATTCTCCACTGTGGCAG GTTCGCATGAAGGCTATCTGTGTGCTGGAAGCTGTTGTAAGGAAACATGATACTGATCCTTATTCCATCGTTGCTTCATATTTCAGTGAGAACAGTGCTTCTGTTGTCAGATGTTGTGAACTGCCTCAAGTTTCTCTCAGAGAAAAGGCCTCAAAA GTATTAAATCTTCTGGTTGGGGAACAACCTACCGGAAACAAACATCTTTCAGAATCAAAAACTTCACTACCCACTGTTCAGATGCCCGATTTGATTGATACGGGGGATCATGATGATCTTGGAACTCCGAGTTCAGCTCAAGAAATCAGTGAGCAGATGATGGGGAATAGCACACATGTTTCTTCAGTTGATGATTTGCTTGGTGGTGAACCTATTGGCAATATCAGTGCCACTAGCAATGGTAACGGAAGTGATCCATTTGCGGATGTATCATTCCATGAGGAAGAGATTAAGGAGACAAATGACCTATTCTCAGGGATGACAGTAGAGGAAAAATCCTCAGCATTCGTGCATGATAACTCTGTGATGGACGGAAATGCAATGCCAGATATATTCGGCAGCAGCCCTGAGCCGTTGTTCCAAGAAAGAGTTGATGACAAAGGAACTGTCGACGATTTGATGGCTGGTTTGAACCTTAATGGCACTGCCCAAGCTCAGCCTGGAGTAAAAGCAGAAACTCATAGTAATCTCAGTGGTTCACAGTTCTTTGACATGAACAGCCAGACTAGCCATGTGGCGAGTGCTGCAGCACTGAATGGTATCCTTGGCCAAAGCTCCTTTTATCAGCAGGTTCCCGTGCAGTACAACATGTCACCACAAATGTTTGGTCAATCATTTCCCGGGCAGCAATTAAATTATGGTGCCATGGAAGCTCTTCTTGCTCAGCAGCAGCAGTTACTACAAAACATGGGAAATTTCAATGCTGGACTTGGGCATTTGTCTTTCAATTCAATGAACGGTGCAAATGCAGCTGGGATGCCAGATATTTTCAATTCAAGCAATCAACCTCAACATCATGTGGCTGTGATGAGCAATTCCAAGAAAGAAGAAACTAAAGCTTTTGACTTTGTCTCG gATCACCTTGCAGCAGCACGTGGCTCGAAGAAGTAG